The following are encoded together in the Adhaeribacter arboris genome:
- the purN gene encoding phosphoribosylglycinamide formyltransferase, whose protein sequence is MADTKKHIVLFASGSGSNAQQIMAYFQEHPQIKVVALFSNKPDAYALKRAEAFQVPAFSFTREEYKNGILLQQVESFNPDLLVLAGFLWLVPLDFLQAFPNKIINIHPALLPKFGGKGMHGLHVHQAVLEAGEKESGITIHYVNEHYDQGTSIYQHTCPVNPTDTPEQLAARVLELEHAHLPRIIEEVLLNRSR, encoded by the coding sequence TTGGCTGATACTAAAAAGCATATTGTTCTTTTCGCCTCCGGATCTGGCAGTAATGCGCAACAGATAATGGCGTATTTTCAAGAGCACCCGCAAATAAAAGTGGTCGCTCTTTTCTCGAATAAACCCGACGCCTATGCATTAAAAAGAGCCGAAGCATTTCAGGTGCCTGCTTTTTCTTTTACCCGGGAAGAATATAAAAATGGCATCCTGCTCCAACAGGTAGAATCGTTTAATCCCGATTTACTCGTATTGGCCGGCTTTCTGTGGTTGGTACCTCTTGATTTCCTGCAGGCTTTTCCTAACAAAATAATTAACATTCATCCGGCTTTGCTACCCAAATTTGGGGGCAAAGGAATGCATGGTTTGCACGTGCATCAGGCAGTTCTGGAAGCCGGCGAAAAAGAGTCGGGTATTACCATTCATTACGTTAATGAGCATTACGACCAAGGCACGAGTATTTACCAGCATACTTGCCCGGTAAACCCTACCGATACTCCCGAACAATTGGCCGCCCGGGTACTCGAGCTCGAACACGCCCATTTACCCCGAATAATTGAAGAGGTGTTGCTTAATCGTAGTCGATAG
- a CDS encoding DUF2264 domain-containing protein, giving the protein MFRRDFLKNSLLVSVGTSVLPGTAAPLITKPRLSDREYWVQTLTKIADPVLTNLSQGKLKAAMPVEAAKGQEKDRPKFTYLEAFGRLMAGMAPWLELGPDDSPEGRLRQKYLDLIHQSLAMGVNPQSPDFLNFNQGAQPVVDAAFLSHALIRAPKQILDKIVPETRANLIKALQSSRIIKPYYSNWLLFSAMIEIALLRLGEQWDAMRVDYALKEHQNWYKGDGVYGDGPEFHFDYYNSYVIHPMLVDITKTLSEQDKQYEELYQTIVHRAQRYAAIQERLISPEGTFPPVGRSLAYRFGAFQALAQIALMEKLSEEIKPSQVRSGLTAVIKKTISAPNTFDKNGWLQIGFSGHQPSIGETYISTGSLYLCTTGMLPLGLPATNEFWSAPAEDWTAKKAWSGLDLPTDHAIKG; this is encoded by the coding sequence ATGTTTCGGCGCGATTTTTTAAAGAACTCTTTATTAGTAAGTGTTGGCACTTCGGTTTTACCTGGCACCGCTGCTCCTTTAATTACCAAACCGCGCCTCAGCGACCGAGAATATTGGGTGCAAACCCTTACTAAAATTGCCGATCCCGTGCTTACTAATCTTAGTCAGGGAAAGTTAAAAGCGGCTATGCCGGTTGAGGCAGCCAAAGGACAGGAAAAAGATCGCCCTAAATTCACGTACCTGGAAGCCTTTGGCCGCCTAATGGCCGGTATGGCTCCCTGGCTGGAACTAGGACCTGATGATTCCCCGGAAGGAAGATTGCGACAGAAATACCTTGACTTAATACATCAGTCGCTGGCAATGGGGGTGAACCCTCAATCACCGGATTTCCTGAACTTTAACCAAGGCGCCCAGCCCGTAGTAGATGCTGCCTTTTTGAGCCATGCTCTCATTCGGGCACCTAAACAAATACTGGATAAAATAGTCCCTGAAACCCGAGCAAACCTGATTAAAGCCTTGCAATCGAGCCGGATTATAAAGCCTTATTATAGCAATTGGCTATTGTTTAGCGCTATGATTGAAATTGCCCTTCTTCGTTTGGGCGAGCAATGGGATGCGATGCGGGTAGATTATGCGCTTAAAGAACACCAGAACTGGTATAAGGGGGATGGTGTGTACGGAGATGGACCTGAGTTTCATTTCGACTACTACAACAGCTACGTTATTCACCCCATGTTAGTGGATATTACTAAAACGCTTTCTGAACAGGATAAACAATACGAAGAACTTTACCAGACAATTGTGCACCGAGCTCAGCGTTATGCTGCCATCCAGGAAAGATTAATTTCCCCGGAAGGTACTTTTCCGCCCGTTGGCCGCTCGCTGGCTTACCGGTTCGGCGCTTTTCAAGCTTTAGCCCAGATAGCTTTAATGGAAAAACTAAGCGAGGAAATAAAACCAAGTCAGGTACGCAGTGGGCTTACCGCAGTTATTAAAAAAACGATTTCGGCACCAAATACTTTCGATAAAAATGGCTGGCTGCAAATTGGCTTCTCTGGCCACCAGCCTAGTATTGGCGAAACGTATATTTCTACGGGTAGTTTGTATTTGTGCACCACGGGTATGTTACCTTTAGGACTACCCGCGACAAACGAATTCTGGTCGGCTCCCGCGGAGGATTGGACGGCTAAAAAAGCTTGGTCTGGCCTTGATTTACCTACTGACCATGCTATTAAAGGTTAA
- a CDS encoding thymidine kinase, whose protein sequence is MFIEPRVGVKHNQKRGWIEVICGAMFSGKTEELIRRLNRAKIARQQIEIFKPALDTRYHLEDIVSHNTTAIRSTPVNFAHDMLLLGSSCDVVGIDEAQFFDEGLIEVCDILANRGIRVIAAGLDMDYLGKPFGPMPALMAVAEYVTKVHAVCVCCGDIASYSFRVAVSDERILLGETDLYQARCRNCFLEGMKQEAEK, encoded by the coding sequence GTGTTTATAGAGCCACGAGTTGGAGTAAAACATAACCAAAAGCGCGGGTGGATTGAAGTAATTTGCGGGGCCATGTTTTCGGGAAAGACCGAAGAATTAATTCGCCGGCTAAACCGGGCCAAAATTGCCCGCCAACAAATTGAAATTTTTAAACCAGCTTTGGATACCCGTTATCACCTGGAAGATATAGTATCGCATAATACTACAGCTATCCGTTCTACTCCGGTAAACTTTGCTCACGATATGTTGCTGCTTGGCAGTAGCTGCGACGTAGTAGGTATTGACGAAGCGCAGTTTTTTGATGAAGGTTTAATTGAAGTATGCGATATCTTAGCTAATCGCGGCATCCGGGTAATTGCGGCTGGTCTGGATATGGATTATTTAGGAAAACCCTTCGGACCAATGCCGGCCTTAATGGCTGTTGCGGAATACGTAACCAAAGTACACGCCGTATGTGTGTGCTGCGGCGATATTGCGTCGTATTCCTTCCGGGTAGCTGTTTCGGACGAAAGAATTTTGCTCGGCGAAACTGACTTATACCAGGCCCGTTGCCGTAATTGCTTCCTGGAAGGAATGAAGCAAGAGGCCGAGAAGTAG
- a CDS encoding rod shape-determining protein: protein MGLFNFLTSDIAIDLGTANTLIIHNDKIVIDEPSIIAIDRTTNKVLAVGRSAMQMHEKTHDNIKTIRPLKDGVIADFHAAEEMIRGLIKMIDTGNRLFQPSHRMVICIPSGITEVEKRAVRDSAEHAGAKEVWMIQEPMAAAIGIGIDVEQPIGTMIVDIGGGTTEIAVIALSGIVCDQSIRVAGDVFNKDILDHMRRQHNLLIGERSAEKIKIEVGAALTDLETPPADYEIRGRDLMTGIPKVIKVTYTEIAIALDKSVSKIEEAVLKALEIAPPELSADIYDNGIHLTGGGAMLRGLDKRLAAKTKLPIHIAEDPLRAVVRGTGAAIKNINGFKNVLLT, encoded by the coding sequence ATGGGATTATTCAATTTTTTAACTAGTGATATAGCCATTGATCTGGGTACAGCCAATACCCTCATCATCCATAACGATAAGATTGTAATTGATGAGCCTTCTATTATTGCCATCGATAGAACTACCAATAAAGTATTAGCGGTAGGGCGCAGTGCCATGCAAATGCACGAAAAAACCCACGACAACATTAAAACAATTCGTCCTTTAAAAGACGGGGTAATTGCCGATTTTCATGCTGCCGAAGAAATGATTCGGGGTTTAATAAAAATGATTGATACCGGTAACCGTTTGTTTCAGCCCTCGCACCGCATGGTAATCTGTATTCCGTCGGGTATTACCGAAGTGGAAAAACGAGCGGTGCGCGACTCGGCCGAACATGCCGGAGCAAAAGAAGTGTGGATGATTCAGGAACCCATGGCAGCTGCCATCGGAATTGGCATTGACGTAGAACAGCCAATTGGCACCATGATCGTGGATATTGGCGGTGGTACTACCGAAATTGCCGTAATTGCATTATCTGGTATAGTGTGCGACCAGTCTATCCGGGTAGCCGGCGATGTATTTAATAAAGATATTCTCGATCACATGCGCCGCCAGCATAACTTGCTGATTGGGGAACGCTCCGCCGAGAAAATTAAAATAGAAGTAGGTGCTGCACTTACTGATTTAGAAACGCCCCCCGCTGACTACGAAATCCGGGGCCGCGATTTAATGACGGGCATTCCAAAAGTAATAAAAGTTACGTACACCGAAATTGCCATTGCGCTGGATAAATCCGTTTCTAAAATTGAAGAGGCCGTTTTAAAAGCTTTGGAAATAGCGCCGCCGGAACTATCCGCCGATATTTATGACAATGGTATTCATTTAACCGGGGGAGGAGCGATGCTGCGGGGACTGGATAAACGGTTAGCAGCTAAAACCAAATTACCCATTCATATTGCCGAAGATCCTTTACGCGCGGTGGTGCGGGGTACCGGAGCGGCTATTAAAAATATAAATGGATTTAAGAACGTTCTGCTCACCTAA
- the rodA gene encoding rod shape-determining protein RodA, whose amino-acid sequence MVRQGEKISRNIDWITVSLYAALVILGWINVYAAVFNPDTHLSIFDFSINSGKQLIWIGATVVLIIVLLVVDYKAYDSFAYLIYGFTIFMLLVTLVLATPIKGSRSWLVIGELRIQPAEFAKFATALAVSKFMSTVDLQQQNWRDHAKLSAITLLPPLLIILSNETGSALVFGAFLLAFFREGMSPLILIIATVGIAIFILTLILPKFYLIGGITILLGTYLWLNQRLLRKIKLIGLIYAAVVGIILSVDFLVHNVLQPHQQSRINAFINPEADPLGDGWNVIQSKIAIGSGGILGKGFLQGTQTKFDFVPEQSTDFIFCTIGEEHGWLGSMLLIVLFMALLTRIIFIAERQKSVFGRSYGYCVASIIFFHFLVNVGMTIGLAPVVGIPLPFFSYGGSSLWSFTILLFILLALDTHRKQDLSRAI is encoded by the coding sequence ATGGTGCGGCAAGGAGAGAAAATTTCCCGGAACATAGATTGGATTACGGTAAGCTTGTACGCGGCCTTGGTTATTTTAGGCTGGATAAATGTTTACGCCGCGGTTTTTAATCCGGACACCCACCTGAGTATCTTTGATTTTTCCATAAATTCAGGTAAACAATTAATCTGGATTGGCGCCACGGTAGTTTTAATTATTGTATTGCTGGTAGTGGATTACAAAGCGTATGATTCTTTTGCCTACCTGATTTATGGCTTTACCATTTTTATGCTGTTGGTTACGCTGGTTTTGGCCACTCCCATAAAAGGTTCGCGCTCGTGGCTGGTTATTGGAGAACTGCGTATACAACCCGCCGAGTTTGCTAAATTTGCTACCGCTCTGGCAGTTTCTAAGTTTATGAGCACCGTAGATTTACAACAGCAAAACTGGCGTGACCACGCCAAATTATCCGCCATTACTCTGCTGCCCCCCTTGTTAATTATTCTTTCGAATGAAACGGGTTCAGCGCTGGTTTTTGGGGCTTTTTTGCTTGCTTTTTTCCGCGAAGGCATGTCGCCGTTAATATTGATTATAGCCACGGTAGGAATTGCCATATTTATTCTAACCCTGATTTTACCGAAATTTTATTTGATTGGGGGCATTACTATATTGTTGGGTACTTACCTTTGGCTGAATCAACGATTACTGCGCAAGATTAAACTCATTGGATTAATTTATGCTGCCGTGGTGGGTATTATTTTAAGCGTCGATTTTCTGGTACATAACGTTTTGCAACCGCACCAGCAAAGCCGTATTAATGCTTTTATTAACCCGGAGGCTGATCCCTTGGGCGATGGCTGGAATGTTATTCAATCGAAGATTGCGATTGGTTCGGGCGGTATTTTAGGCAAAGGCTTTTTGCAGGGTACTCAAACCAAGTTCGATTTTGTACCGGAACAAAGCACCGACTTTATTTTTTGTACCATTGGTGAGGAACATGGTTGGCTAGGTAGCATGTTGCTGATTGTTTTATTTATGGCCCTGCTTACCCGGATTATTTTTATTGCCGAGCGGCAAAAATCCGTGTTTGGTCGTTCTTACGGATACTGTGTGGCATCTATTATTTTCTTTCACTTCCTGGTAAACGTAGGCATGACCATTGGTTTAGCCCCGGTAGTGGGTATTCCTTTGCCATTTTTTAGCTATGGAGGTTCCTCTTTATGGTCATTCACCATTTTGCTTTTTATCTTATTAGCGCTGGATACGCACCGGAAACAAGATTTAAGCCGCGCTATTTAA
- the mreC gene encoding rod shape-determining protein MreC — MRNLFAFIYRYRAFLVFILLEIGCVYLIIRNNKYQNAAFFNSANFYAGQVLAFRSQVFDYFRLVQVNQALVQENTQLKQQLYRLQVIRSQDSLPAFSDSVFIQTDSIPIFDSLKVRLAHEYIPAKVINNSIRQLNNFLTLNIGAADGISPGMGVISGEGLIGRVKSVSPHFATVTSLLHSKMFVAAKIKSRLPGTNNTIGTVKWDGEDARLALLDYVPLDKKIIKGDTIISSGYNAVYPEGVLIGTILSASRDPDKSFYTIKLKLAVDFSRLSFVYVVKNKFQAEQDSLEIKSGMIRNE, encoded by the coding sequence ATGCGGAATTTATTTGCGTTTATATATCGCTACCGGGCATTTCTGGTTTTTATTTTACTGGAAATTGGGTGCGTGTACCTTATAATCCGGAACAATAAATACCAGAATGCTGCTTTTTTTAATTCCGCTAATTTCTATGCCGGGCAAGTACTAGCTTTTCGTAGCCAGGTATTCGATTATTTTCGCTTGGTACAAGTAAATCAAGCGTTGGTGCAGGAAAATACGCAACTTAAACAACAGCTTTATCGCCTACAAGTTATTCGTTCGCAGGATAGTTTACCAGCTTTTTCCGATTCGGTTTTTATTCAAACAGATAGTATTCCCATCTTCGATTCGTTAAAAGTACGCTTGGCGCACGAATATATTCCGGCCAAAGTTATTAATAACTCTATCCGGCAGTTAAACAATTTTTTAACCCTTAATATTGGCGCTGCCGATGGAATAAGCCCCGGCATGGGCGTAATTTCGGGCGAAGGACTAATCGGTCGGGTAAAATCTGTGTCGCCGCATTTTGCTACGGTTACGTCGTTGCTGCACAGTAAAATGTTTGTTGCCGCTAAAATTAAGAGCCGGCTACCCGGCACGAACAATACCATTGGTACGGTAAAATGGGACGGCGAAGATGCCCGCCTAGCACTGCTAGACTACGTGCCCTTAGATAAGAAAATTATAAAAGGAGACACTATTATTTCGTCGGGCTACAATGCTGTATATCCCGAAGGAGTACTAATTGGCACTATTTTATCGGCAAGCCGGGATCCGGATAAAAGCTTTTATACCATAAAATTAAAATTAGCCGTCGATTTTTCCCGGTTGTCGTTTGTGTACGTGGTAAAAAATAAATTTCAGGCTGAACAGGATTCTTTAGAAATTAAAAGCGGAATGATCCGAAATGAATAG
- the purH gene encoding bifunctional phosphoribosylaminoimidazolecarboxamide formyltransferase/IMP cyclohydrolase — MKMKKIKSALISVYYKDKLEPIVELLNKYNVQIYSTGGTQTFLEEQGAQVTAVEDLTQYPAIFGGRVKTLHPKVFGGILHRRDHDTDLVETKRYEIPAIDLVIVDLYPFEETVASGASEEDTIEKIDIGGISLIRAAAKNFKDVLVVSSREQYTEIADLLTAKEGATDLEDRKRFAAKAFDISSHYDTHIFNYLNAGETPVFKASLRQRTPLRYGENPHQQGAFYGDLTALFDQLHGKQLSYNNLVDVDAAVNLIDEFTDEPTVAIMKHTNACGVAVASTLELAYLNALACDPVSAFGGVIVANRPVDKATAEELHKLFFEVLIAPEFEAEALQVLQAKKNRILLRRKNIALPEKQFKTLLNGVIEQDKDLKTETEADFRVVTKRVTTSEENQALVFAAKVCKHTKSNTIVLTRANQLLASGVGQTSRVDALQQAIEKAESFGFSLKGAVMASDAFFPFPDCVEIASKVGIEAVVQPGGSVKDQDSIDFCDSHNMAMVFTGIRHFLH; from the coding sequence ATAAAAATGAAAAAAATAAAATCAGCTTTAATTTCGGTTTATTATAAAGATAAGCTGGAGCCAATCGTAGAATTGCTTAATAAATATAATGTGCAGATCTATTCTACGGGTGGTACCCAAACTTTTCTGGAAGAACAGGGCGCCCAAGTAACGGCAGTAGAAGATTTAACCCAATACCCGGCAATTTTTGGCGGACGCGTAAAGACCTTACACCCAAAGGTTTTTGGGGGAATTCTGCACCGCCGTGACCACGATACCGATTTAGTTGAAACCAAACGTTACGAAATTCCGGCTATTGATTTAGTAATTGTGGATTTATATCCTTTTGAAGAAACCGTAGCTTCCGGAGCATCGGAAGAAGATACTATAGAAAAGATTGACATTGGTGGTATTTCCTTAATTCGGGCAGCGGCAAAAAACTTTAAAGATGTGCTGGTAGTTTCGTCGCGGGAACAGTATACGGAAATAGCGGACTTATTAACGGCCAAAGAAGGTGCTACCGATCTGGAAGATCGCAAGCGGTTTGCTGCCAAAGCTTTTGATATTTCTTCGCATTACGATACCCATATTTTTAATTATTTAAATGCCGGAGAAACTCCAGTATTCAAGGCGAGTCTGCGCCAGCGTACTCCTCTCCGTTACGGCGAAAACCCCCATCAGCAAGGAGCTTTTTACGGCGACTTAACGGCGCTTTTTGATCAATTACACGGCAAGCAACTATCTTATAATAACCTGGTAGATGTGGATGCCGCCGTAAATTTAATAGACGAATTTACCGACGAACCAACGGTAGCCATTATGAAGCATACCAATGCCTGCGGAGTAGCGGTAGCCTCCACGCTAGAGTTGGCTTACCTCAATGCCTTAGCCTGCGATCCGGTTTCGGCATTTGGGGGCGTTATTGTGGCTAACCGTCCGGTAGATAAAGCAACCGCCGAAGAACTGCACAAATTATTTTTCGAAGTGCTGATTGCGCCGGAATTTGAGGCAGAAGCTTTGCAAGTTTTACAAGCCAAAAAGAACCGGATTTTATTGCGTCGTAAAAATATAGCTCTGCCCGAAAAGCAATTTAAAACTTTATTGAATGGAGTAATTGAGCAAGACAAAGATTTAAAAACCGAAACCGAAGCCGATTTCAGAGTAGTAACCAAGCGAGTTACCACCTCCGAAGAAAACCAGGCCTTGGTATTTGCTGCTAAAGTGTGTAAACATACTAAATCCAATACCATTGTGCTGACCCGGGCTAATCAATTATTGGCCAGTGGGGTAGGGCAAACTTCCCGGGTAGATGCCCTCCAACAAGCCATTGAAAAAGCGGAGAGTTTTGGTTTTAGTTTGAAAGGTGCGGTAATGGCGTCTGACGCATTCTTCCCATTTCCGGATTGCGTAGAGATTGCTTCCAAGGTCGGCATTGAAGCCGTGGTGCAGCCTGGCGGTTCGGTAAAAGACCAGGATTCCATTGATTTTTGCGACTCACATAACATGGCGATGGTATTTACCGGTATTCGCCATTTTCTGCATTAA
- the mrdA gene encoding penicillin-binding protein 2 translates to MRYLESRKYVVQGIFFTVGIVFALKLFYIQVLNPKYKLAAENNAIQKIVQYPFRGLIYDRKGKLLVQNIPVYDLMVVPKEIKGIDTVRFCQLFRISIEDFRQKIKEAKLYSYVKPSPFLPKLTTQEFAAIQDNLIEFPGFYINARTVRGYSHQSLSHALGYIGEVSPTQLAKPEYAHYTPGDYIGKSGIELKYEKYLMGKKGVKYKMVNVRGIDKGPFRNGEYDTMAVAGQDIVSTIDLELQQYGEKLMAGKRGTVVAIEPSTGEILSFISAPFYDPNLLTGKELGKNYLSLLRNPDKPLLNRPQSSKYPPGSIFKLVQALIALEQGVITPETGFPCNQSLVKCAHGHPYPSNLAIGIENSCNPYFYMVFKNVVNRGKSRNVFADTRLGLDDWRKQVLTFGFANKLGVDLPYEVRGNIPTSSFYDRVHGRNHWKYATIYSLSIGQGETETTPLQMANLMATIANKGYYITPHIIKGIGKNKQPLPEFQEKCYTSIHPKHFEPVIEGMAQVVSSRWGTGWWANLSGLGIEICGKTGTVQNARGRDHAVFVAFAPRQNPKIAIAVYIENAGFGAVSSAPLASLMIQKYLTGKITGPQWNRWENWLINQDYLNSKH, encoded by the coding sequence TTGAGGTATTTAGAAAGTCGCAAATATGTAGTTCAAGGCATATTTTTCACGGTGGGGATTGTATTTGCGCTGAAGCTATTTTATATCCAGGTACTAAATCCGAAGTATAAGCTGGCCGCCGAAAATAACGCTATCCAAAAAATTGTGCAATATCCGTTTCGGGGTTTAATTTACGACCGCAAGGGTAAGTTGCTGGTACAAAATATTCCGGTTTACGATTTAATGGTAGTGCCTAAAGAAATAAAGGGGATTGATACGGTCCGCTTCTGCCAGTTATTCCGGATTTCGATTGAAGATTTCCGGCAGAAAATCAAAGAAGCTAAATTGTACTCGTACGTAAAGCCTTCTCCCTTTTTACCCAAGCTTACCACTCAAGAGTTTGCCGCTATTCAGGATAATTTGATTGAGTTCCCGGGTTTTTACATTAATGCCCGCACGGTACGGGGCTACTCGCACCAAAGTTTGTCGCACGCTTTGGGCTATATTGGTGAGGTAAGTCCTACTCAATTGGCTAAACCTGAATATGCCCATTATACGCCCGGCGATTATATCGGGAAGAGTGGCATTGAGCTTAAGTACGAAAAATATTTAATGGGTAAAAAGGGTGTTAAGTACAAAATGGTGAACGTGCGGGGGATTGATAAAGGTCCTTTTAGGAACGGCGAATACGATACTATGGCTGTAGCCGGTCAGGATATAGTAAGTACCATTGATTTAGAATTGCAGCAGTACGGCGAAAAGTTAATGGCGGGCAAACGTGGTACCGTAGTAGCCATTGAGCCATCTACCGGCGAAATTCTATCTTTTATTTCGGCTCCATTCTACGACCCTAACTTATTAACCGGGAAAGAGTTAGGTAAAAACTACCTGAGTTTATTACGTAATCCGGATAAACCATTGTTAAACCGGCCGCAAAGTTCCAAATATCCACCCGGTTCCATTTTTAAGCTGGTGCAGGCATTAATAGCTCTGGAGCAAGGCGTCATTACTCCCGAAACGGGTTTTCCTTGCAACCAATCTTTAGTTAAATGCGCTCACGGTCATCCTTATCCTAGTAATTTAGCCATTGGAATTGAAAATTCATGTAATCCCTACTTTTACATGGTATTTAAAAACGTAGTAAACCGCGGTAAGTCCCGTAATGTTTTTGCCGATACCCGGTTAGGATTAGATGATTGGCGAAAACAAGTGTTAACCTTTGGTTTTGCCAATAAACTAGGCGTGGACCTGCCGTACGAAGTCCGGGGAAATATTCCTACTTCTTCGTTCTACGACCGGGTGCATGGCCGAAACCATTGGAAATATGCCACTATCTATTCCTTGAGTATCGGGCAAGGCGAAACAGAGACAACACCGCTGCAGATGGCTAATTTAATGGCCACAATTGCCAACAAGGGATATTACATTACGCCGCACATTATTAAAGGTATTGGCAAAAACAAGCAGCCATTGCCCGAGTTCCAGGAAAAATGTTACACTTCCATTCATCCGAAGCATTTTGAGCCGGTAATTGAAGGCATGGCGCAGGTGGTATCTTCGCGGTGGGGAACGGGTTGGTGGGCCAACTTGAGTGGTTTGGGTATTGAAATCTGTGGTAAAACCGGTACCGTACAAAATGCTAGAGGGCGTGACCACGCGGTTTTTGTGGCTTTTGCCCCCAGACAAAATCCTAAAATTGCTATCGCCGTTTATATCGAAAATGCCGGTTTTGGGGCAGTTTCATCTGCACCTTTAGCCAGTTTAATGATTCAAAAGTACTTAACCGGTAAGATAACCGGTCCGCAATGGAACCGGTGGGAAAATTGGCTCATTAACCAGGATTATTTAAACTCGAAACATTAA
- a CDS encoding 2Fe-2S iron-sulfur cluster-binding protein, which produces MPILRIQNLFNRVINVAAGQTILQAILAAGIDWMHACGAKGRCTTCRIIITEGQAYFTALSTAEQKFRDQGRLKENERLLCQCMLPNGEVSGYIPEQTKFPHVIYSK; this is translated from the coding sequence ATGCCGATACTAAGGATACAAAACTTGTTTAACCGGGTTATAAACGTTGCAGCCGGACAGACAATTTTACAAGCAATTCTGGCAGCCGGTATTGATTGGATGCACGCTTGTGGCGCGAAAGGCCGTTGTACTACCTGCCGGATAATAATTACCGAAGGACAAGCTTATTTTACTGCTTTAAGTACCGCTGAACAAAAGTTTCGTGACCAAGGACGACTGAAAGAGAACGAACGATTATTATGCCAATGTATGCTGCCCAACGGCGAAGTAAGTGGTTATATACCCGAGCAAACTAAATTTCCGCACGTAATCTATTCAAAATAA